In a single window of the Osmerus eperlanus chromosome 2, fOsmEpe2.1, whole genome shotgun sequence genome:
- the LOC134008438 gene encoding neuropeptide B-like yields MERSIKLALVMAVISILVSYEPVEAWYKQVAGPSYYSVGRASGLLSGIRRSPYIKRAESELNDRDSTVNSVLPDSSSRQNSVLKTMPICLKDITPNLQSCELALDGTGYFQCKADVLVSLDSSDCVDA; encoded by the exons ATGGAGAGGTCCATTAAACTTGCATTGGTAATGGCTGTTATCTCCATCCTGGTGTCTTATGAACCAGTGGAAGCGTGGTACAAGCAAGTTGCTGGTCCAAGCTACTACTCCGTTGGCAGGGCGTCAGGCTTGCTGTCTGGTATCCGGCGATCACCGTACATCAAAAGGGCTGAGTCCGAGTTGAATGACAGAGATTCTACAGTGAACAGCGTGCTTCCAGACAGCAGCAGTCGTCAAAATTCGGTCCTAAAAACTATG CCTATTTGTCTTAAAGATATTACACCCAATCTGCAAAGCTGCGAGCTTGCCCTGGACGGCACCGGCTATTTCCAGTGTAAAGCAGACGTGCTCGTGTCTCTGGACTCATCGGACTGTGTGGACGCCTGA
- the LOC134037537 gene encoding B-cell receptor CD22-like isoform X1: MCIGHAQRHWSLALLFLSGVVCTLPGWNVEYQPEPIYAVKGCSVVIPCLFSYPVNQVVKRVMWGHNVSDPSKKSIYDSVRKHPTKFVYLGNRVNNCSFQINQLEHRDSGIYKFRFKTDKNQWTGVVGSTLKVVDLISVTTSRNGTIIEGDFVNMTCKNIYDGPHRSSIEWSKNGVPFYNGSTLYINNISLQNSGSYACMLNYNSRRTLSEVFRVNVEYGPKNTSVSISPCSEVEKGSNVTLTCSSEANPPVQRYAWFLIDGSVHHKLTSHFELYFWDVQSYSSGQYYCVVNNKHGSQNSSIVTLEVKDEELKLIWIIITYMLLTVTLLMIIVYMKRRMILSTTPDKEETTERYMHAECPVEESEEDPNQIIYTTVYMTTKPQTLLHSEEHPTIYSPVEQLNFSLSPAEDPSEEQRTCESVSIYDAVFSSGQ, from the exons ATGTGTATTGGACACGCACAACGCCATTGGTCGCTGGCCCTTCTCTTTTTGTCTG GTGTTGTGTGTACCTTGCCTGGGTGGAATGTGGAGTATCAGCCTGAACCAATTTATGCCGTTAAAGGTTGTTCCGTTGTCATCCCTTGTTTATTTTCCTATCCTGTGAACCAAGTAGTGAAAAGGGTGATGTGGGGTCACAACGTTTCAGATCCCTCTAAAAAAAGCATATATGATAGTGTTAGGAAACACCCCACCAAATTTGTTTACCTTGGTAATAGAGTTAACAATTGTTCATTTCAAATAAACCAACTAGAACATAGAGATTCTGGGATATATAAATTCAGATTTAAGACTGACAAAAACCAATGGACTGGTGTTGTTGGCTCAACACTGAAAGTGGTTG ATTTAATTTCCGTCACAACATCCAGAAATGGGACAATAATAGAAGGAGATTTTGTAAATATGACCTGTAAGAACATCTATGATGGTCCGCATAGATCATCTATTGAGTGGTCGAAGAATGGAGTACCTTTCTACAATGGATCAACACTGTACATTAATAATATATCCCTTCAAAACTCTGGAAGCTATGCTTGTATGCTGAACTATAATAGCCGTCGAACACTTTCAGAAGTCTTCCGTGTCAATGTTGAAT ATGGGCCAAAAAACACATCAGTGTCAATCAGTCCGTGTTCAGAGGTAGAGAAGGGTAGTAATGTTACCCTGACCTGCAGCAGTGAAGCAAATCCACCAGTCCAGAGATATGCTTGGTTTCTAATCGATGGCAGCGTTCACCACAAACTCACATCTCACTTTGAGCTTTATTTTTGGGATGTTCAGTCTTATTCTAGTGGACAATACTACTGTGTAGTTAACAACAAACATGGGAGTCAGAATTCATCAATAGTAACTCTGGAAGTAAAAGACG AGGAACTCAAACTCATATGGATTATTATTACGTATATGCTACTGACTGTCACACTACTCATGATCATTGTTTATATGAAAAG AAGGATGATATTGTCTACTACTCCTGACAAAGAAGAGACTACTGAG AGATATATGCACGCTGAGTGCCCTgttgaggagagcgaggaggaccCAAACCAAATCATCTACACAACAGTGTACATGACCACAAAACCACAAAC TCTGCTGCACAGTGAGGAACACCCTACGATATACAGCCCTGTGGAACAACTCAACTTCAGTTTAAGCCCTGCTGAG gATCCCTCTGAGGAGCAGCGGACCTGTGAAAGTGTATCCATCTACGATGCTGTATTCAG TAGTGGTCAGTGA
- the LOC134037537 gene encoding B-cell receptor CD22-like isoform X2, which yields MCIGHAQRHWSLALLFLSGVVCTLPGWNVEYQPEPIYAVKGCSVVIPCLFSYPVNQVVKRVMWGHNVSDPSKKSIYDSVRKHPTKFVYLGNRVNNCSFQINQLEHRDSGIYKFRFKTDKNQWTGVVGSTLKVVDLISVTTSRNGTIIEGDFVNMTCKNIYDGPHRSSIEWSKNGVPFYNGSTLYINNISLQNSGSYACMLNYNSRRTLSEVFRVNVEYGPKNTSVSISPCSEVEKGSNVTLTCSSEANPPVQRYAWFLIDGSVHHKLTSHFELYFWDVQSYSSGQYYCVVNNKHGSQNSSIVTLEVKDEELKLIWIIITYMLLTVTLLMIIVYMKRRMILSTTPDKEETTERYMHAECPVEESEEDPNQIIYTTVYMTTKPQTLLHSEEHPTIYSPVEQLNFSLSPAEDPSEEQRTCESVSIYDAVFSGQ from the exons ATGTGTATTGGACACGCACAACGCCATTGGTCGCTGGCCCTTCTCTTTTTGTCTG GTGTTGTGTGTACCTTGCCTGGGTGGAATGTGGAGTATCAGCCTGAACCAATTTATGCCGTTAAAGGTTGTTCCGTTGTCATCCCTTGTTTATTTTCCTATCCTGTGAACCAAGTAGTGAAAAGGGTGATGTGGGGTCACAACGTTTCAGATCCCTCTAAAAAAAGCATATATGATAGTGTTAGGAAACACCCCACCAAATTTGTTTACCTTGGTAATAGAGTTAACAATTGTTCATTTCAAATAAACCAACTAGAACATAGAGATTCTGGGATATATAAATTCAGATTTAAGACTGACAAAAACCAATGGACTGGTGTTGTTGGCTCAACACTGAAAGTGGTTG ATTTAATTTCCGTCACAACATCCAGAAATGGGACAATAATAGAAGGAGATTTTGTAAATATGACCTGTAAGAACATCTATGATGGTCCGCATAGATCATCTATTGAGTGGTCGAAGAATGGAGTACCTTTCTACAATGGATCAACACTGTACATTAATAATATATCCCTTCAAAACTCTGGAAGCTATGCTTGTATGCTGAACTATAATAGCCGTCGAACACTTTCAGAAGTCTTCCGTGTCAATGTTGAAT ATGGGCCAAAAAACACATCAGTGTCAATCAGTCCGTGTTCAGAGGTAGAGAAGGGTAGTAATGTTACCCTGACCTGCAGCAGTGAAGCAAATCCACCAGTCCAGAGATATGCTTGGTTTCTAATCGATGGCAGCGTTCACCACAAACTCACATCTCACTTTGAGCTTTATTTTTGGGATGTTCAGTCTTATTCTAGTGGACAATACTACTGTGTAGTTAACAACAAACATGGGAGTCAGAATTCATCAATAGTAACTCTGGAAGTAAAAGACG AGGAACTCAAACTCATATGGATTATTATTACGTATATGCTACTGACTGTCACACTACTCATGATCATTGTTTATATGAAAAG AAGGATGATATTGTCTACTACTCCTGACAAAGAAGAGACTACTGAG AGATATATGCACGCTGAGTGCCCTgttgaggagagcgaggaggaccCAAACCAAATCATCTACACAACAGTGTACATGACCACAAAACCACAAAC TCTGCTGCACAGTGAGGAACACCCTACGATATACAGCCCTGTGGAACAACTCAACTTCAGTTTAAGCCCTGCTGAG gATCCCTCTGAGGAGCAGCGGACCTGTGAAAGTGTATCCATCTACGATGCTGTATTCAG TGGTCAGTGA
- the LOC134037537 gene encoding B-cell receptor CD22-like isoform X3, with product MTCKNIYDGPHRSSIEWSKNGVPFYNGSTLYINNISLQNSGSYACMLNYNSRRTLSEVFRVNVEYGPKNTSVSISPCSEVEKGSNVTLTCSSEANPPVQRYAWFLIDGSVHHKLTSHFELYFWDVQSYSSGQYYCVVNNKHGSQNSSIVTLEVKDEELKLIWIIITYMLLTVTLLMIIVYMKRRMILSTTPDKEETTERYMHAECPVEESEEDPNQIIYTTVYMTTKPQTLLHSEEHPTIYSPVEQLNFSLSPAEDPSEEQRTCESVSIYDAVFSSGQ from the exons ATGACCTGTAAGAACATCTATGATGGTCCGCATAGATCATCTATTGAGTGGTCGAAGAATGGAGTACCTTTCTACAATGGATCAACACTGTACATTAATAATATATCCCTTCAAAACTCTGGAAGCTATGCTTGTATGCTGAACTATAATAGCCGTCGAACACTTTCAGAAGTCTTCCGTGTCAATGTTGAAT ATGGGCCAAAAAACACATCAGTGTCAATCAGTCCGTGTTCAGAGGTAGAGAAGGGTAGTAATGTTACCCTGACCTGCAGCAGTGAAGCAAATCCACCAGTCCAGAGATATGCTTGGTTTCTAATCGATGGCAGCGTTCACCACAAACTCACATCTCACTTTGAGCTTTATTTTTGGGATGTTCAGTCTTATTCTAGTGGACAATACTACTGTGTAGTTAACAACAAACATGGGAGTCAGAATTCATCAATAGTAACTCTGGAAGTAAAAGACG AGGAACTCAAACTCATATGGATTATTATTACGTATATGCTACTGACTGTCACACTACTCATGATCATTGTTTATATGAAAAG AAGGATGATATTGTCTACTACTCCTGACAAAGAAGAGACTACTGAG AGATATATGCACGCTGAGTGCCCTgttgaggagagcgaggaggaccCAAACCAAATCATCTACACAACAGTGTACATGACCACAAAACCACAAAC TCTGCTGCACAGTGAGGAACACCCTACGATATACAGCCCTGTGGAACAACTCAACTTCAGTTTAAGCCCTGCTGAG gATCCCTCTGAGGAGCAGCGGACCTGTGAAAGTGTATCCATCTACGATGCTGTATTCAG TAGTGGTCAGTGA